The Candidatus Binatia bacterium genome contains a region encoding:
- a CDS encoding DMT family transporter has protein sequence MTATELARRRERLGLLFAGLCAVNGGFVPAVAKLTTSAADSTFVATTAALIAGVCAAIVLGIRGQLGQLLAPRTGPRLALVGALGTAAAYALFFAGTARATAIEAALCLQIEPAYALLAAWVFLGHRPTPRRLVATLLLLAGIMLSVGTEGFSGSSGVWLLLATPLCWQISHLVVLRGLVGTDATVLSGARFIYGGTLLALVWIAGDGLRTIPPGPALDGLWPWLLLQGAVLTYLGTLVWYQSVLRLDLARTTAIVVPSIPLLSFVASFLLLGEVATTQQWLGLVLVGAGILLFVSAPAPDESAPPVVSQAEEL, from the coding sequence ATGACTGCCACCGAACTCGCCCGCCGCCGTGAACGCCTGGGCTTGCTGTTCGCCGGCCTGTGCGCGGTCAACGGCGGCTTCGTGCCGGCGGTGGCCAAGCTGACGACGAGCGCAGCGGATTCGACCTTCGTGGCCACGACGGCGGCACTGATCGCCGGCGTTTGCGCGGCCATCGTCCTCGGCATCCGCGGGCAACTCGGCCAACTCCTTGCCCCCCGCACCGGGCCGCGTCTGGCCCTGGTCGGCGCTCTGGGCACCGCCGCCGCGTACGCGCTGTTTTTCGCCGGGACCGCCCGCGCAACCGCCATCGAGGCGGCGTTGTGCCTGCAGATCGAACCGGCGTACGCGTTGCTCGCCGCCTGGGTGTTCCTGGGTCATCGCCCGACGCCGCGACGGCTCGTCGCCACGCTGCTGCTCCTCGCCGGCATCATGCTGTCCGTCGGAACGGAAGGCTTCTCGGGGTCGAGCGGCGTGTGGCTGTTGCTGGCGACGCCGCTGTGCTGGCAGATCTCGCATCTGGTCGTGTTACGCGGGCTGGTGGGGACCGACGCGACGGTGCTTTCCGGCGCCAGGTTCATCTACGGCGGAACGTTACTTGCGCTGGTTTGGATCGCCGGCGACGGCCTCCGCACGATCCCGCCGGGACCCGCGCTGGACGGGCTGTGGCCATGGCTGCTGCTGCAGGGGGCTGTGCTGACCTACCTCGGCACGCTGGTCTGGTACCAGTCGGTGTTGCGGCTCGACCTGGCGCGGACCACGGCCATCGTCGTACCGTCGATCCCGCTGCTGTCCTTCGTCGCCAGCTTTCTGCTCCTCGGCGAAGTGGCGACCACCCAGCAATGGCTCGGCCTCGTACTGGTCGGCGCCGGGATTCTGCTCTTCGTAAGCGCCCCGGCGCCGGACGAGTCGGCCCCACCGGTAGTTAGCCAGGCCGAGGAGCTATAG
- a CDS encoding glycosyltransferase — protein MRVVTLAGDPTVDPTLWLREQVDGLYAADARGRLYIFVRQALDATLAAAIERVIAERRLEPVVVAPADALASSASLGLLRRAGVSSVYVTLCGATAGVHDARAGGPGSWRRALVLLTAMARTGERMHVGVHIDVGPEIVPEVPGILRLAQKVGACEVLLWYGGLPAGESDGFDPAGALHALDGAVRAAQKLGVRVRPVGFEGVRNVQVAGAGGACVASEAVVDLLRARVPLPSARGGVLATDGVSTAIAAAAPTGRALAQLAFELAAGGSPVLDLPPCLGGPPPGTGHAHAASVKCDACSRCPLDPRCTGVPRPVMEIPEVAGEVGPLRHWFAMPEEPRVLVLCPVVSEMVYGATFFSLARALAAAGARVDVVSPWAVHEDVPAAFCERQPKDRPDGVSAVERFVAAGPVERYDLIVAPDLETARSLLLGGGMAEAARLAVTDFHMLRGMDDWVSQWCAPGRRPEEGGWWPSDRVVLYSAFPGYARLYTRYGIPMRQVVWQPYALDLPSFPVEREVSDGVSIVSGGRHRRDLDTLLAAAAQLGGEGHPIDLFADGSLATVPPRVRFCGVVLLAEFCAAVGRSRFMVVPVLDDPHRAAGITAMATAIVCGRPLVATDTAAARDYVIDGVNGLLVPAGDPLALAEAIERLDTDPVLLADLAAGARAAAVLLGTDTWADALLGGSRSYDLERWMWAKWRVRQPGLVSRPRRVSPRE, from the coding sequence ATGCGCGTGGTCACGCTTGCGGGCGACCCCACGGTGGATCCCACCCTGTGGCTGCGCGAGCAGGTCGACGGTTTGTACGCCGCTGATGCGCGTGGACGGCTGTACATTTTCGTTCGCCAGGCGCTGGATGCGACGCTTGCCGCGGCGATCGAGCGGGTCATAGCCGAACGGCGTCTGGAGCCGGTCGTCGTTGCGCCCGCGGACGCGCTGGCGTCGAGCGCCTCCCTCGGATTGCTGCGGCGGGCGGGTGTGTCCTCGGTGTACGTGACGCTATGCGGGGCCACGGCCGGTGTCCATGATGCCCGCGCCGGCGGGCCCGGAAGCTGGCGTCGCGCACTCGTCCTGCTGACCGCGATGGCGCGGACCGGCGAGCGAATGCACGTCGGGGTACACATAGATGTGGGGCCAGAAATCGTTCCCGAGGTGCCGGGCATCTTGCGGCTCGCGCAAAAGGTTGGCGCGTGCGAGGTCCTGCTCTGGTACGGCGGCCTGCCGGCGGGCGAGAGTGACGGCTTCGATCCCGCCGGCGCTCTGCATGCGCTCGATGGCGCCGTGCGTGCGGCGCAGAAGCTCGGAGTACGGGTTCGGCCGGTAGGCTTCGAGGGTGTCCGCAACGTGCAGGTCGCCGGCGCCGGCGGCGCTTGCGTCGCCAGCGAGGCCGTTGTCGACTTGCTCCGCGCTCGTGTGCCGCTGCCGTCGGCGCGCGGCGGCGTGCTGGCGACCGACGGCGTTTCGACCGCGATCGCGGCGGCGGCGCCAACGGGTCGCGCTCTCGCCCAGCTTGCCTTCGAGCTGGCGGCTGGCGGCTCGCCCGTTCTGGACCTGCCCCCGTGCCTGGGCGGTCCACCGCCGGGGACGGGTCATGCTCACGCCGCTTCCGTCAAGTGCGATGCCTGTTCGCGGTGTCCGCTCGACCCGCGCTGCACCGGCGTCCCGCGGCCAGTGATGGAGATTCCGGAAGTGGCCGGCGAGGTCGGGCCGCTGCGCCACTGGTTCGCCATGCCCGAGGAGCCGCGCGTTCTCGTTCTCTGTCCGGTTGTGAGCGAGATGGTGTACGGGGCGACGTTCTTCAGCCTGGCTCGCGCCCTGGCGGCCGCGGGTGCGCGAGTCGATGTCGTGAGTCCGTGGGCCGTCCACGAGGACGTGCCGGCGGCGTTCTGCGAGCGCCAGCCCAAGGACCGGCCCGATGGCGTCAGTGCGGTGGAGCGGTTCGTCGCCGCGGGGCCGGTGGAGCGCTACGACCTGATCGTCGCGCCCGACCTCGAGACGGCGCGCTCGCTATTGTTGGGGGGCGGCATGGCGGAGGCGGCACGCCTGGCGGTGACTGACTTTCACATGCTGCGGGGAATGGACGACTGGGTGAGCCAGTGGTGCGCGCCCGGACGGCGGCCGGAGGAGGGCGGCTGGTGGCCGTCGGATCGGGTCGTGCTCTACAGCGCCTTTCCCGGTTACGCGCGGTTGTACACGCGGTACGGCATACCGATGCGGCAGGTGGTGTGGCAGCCCTACGCGCTGGACCTACCCTCCTTTCCGGTCGAGCGGGAGGTGAGCGACGGGGTTTCCATCGTCTCGGGAGGTCGTCACCGGCGCGATCTCGATACGCTGCTCGCGGCGGCGGCGCAGTTGGGTGGCGAGGGTCATCCGATCGACCTGTTCGCCGACGGCAGTCTGGCGACGGTGCCGCCCCGGGTGCGTTTTTGCGGCGTGGTGTTGCTGGCGGAGTTCTGCGCCGCGGTGGGTCGAAGCCGCTTCATGGTGGTGCCGGTGCTGGACGACCCGCACAGGGCGGCGGGGATTACGGCCATGGCGACGGCGATCGTGTGCGGCCGCCCGCTCGTGGCGACGGACACTGCCGCGGCGCGGGACTACGTGATCGACGGCGTCAACGGACTGCTCGTGCCCGCGGGCGATCCGCTAGCCCTGGCGGAGGCGATCGAGCGGCTCGATACCGACCCGGTCTTGCTGGCCGATCTTGCGGCCGGCGCCCGTGCGGCGGCGGTTCTGCTCGGCACGGACACCTGGGCGGACGCGCTCCTCGGCGGGAGCCGCAGCTACGACCTGGAGCGCTGGATGTGGGCGAAGTGGCGGGTGAGACAACCCGGCCTCGTCTCGCGGCCGCGGCGTGTCAGTCCCCGAGAGTGA
- the aat gene encoding leucyl/phenylalanyl-tRNA--protein transferase, with protein MPIRSFPDPRDASPEGIVAMGGDLHPESLVLAYREGIFPWPVDGLPLLWFSPPERGVLEFDGLHVPRSLARARRRSSLRFTIDRAFPAVIRACAGTARPDQGGTWITPAMEAAYGRLHRLGVAHSVEAWAGDELVGGVYGVDVDGAFAAESMFYRRPDASKLALLFLIGHLRGRGLDWLDIQVMTPHLARLGARTITRDAFLARLRATRARGLVLFPPSLRLEV; from the coding sequence ATGCCGATCCGTAGCTTTCCAGACCCCCGCGATGCCAGCCCGGAGGGGATCGTTGCCATGGGTGGCGATCTGCACCCCGAGTCTCTGGTGCTCGCCTATCGCGAGGGTATCTTCCCGTGGCCGGTCGACGGGCTGCCGCTGTTGTGGTTCTCGCCGCCGGAGCGCGGCGTCCTGGAGTTCGATGGGCTGCACGTGCCGCGCAGTTTGGCGCGCGCGCGCCGCCGGTCGTCGCTGCGGTTCACCATCGACCGGGCCTTTCCGGCGGTGATTCGCGCCTGTGCCGGAACCGCGCGGCCGGACCAGGGGGGGACATGGATAACGCCGGCGATGGAGGCGGCTTACGGCAGGTTGCATCGTCTCGGCGTTGCCCACAGTGTCGAGGCGTGGGCCGGCGACGAGCTTGTCGGCGGCGTGTACGGGGTGGACGTCGACGGCGCCTTCGCGGCGGAGAGCATGTTCTATCGGCGGCCGGACGCCTCGAAACTGGCGTTGCTGTTTCTGATCGGGCATCTGCGCGGTCGAGGGTTGGACTGGCTGGACATCCAGGTCATGACACCGCATCTGGCGCGGCTCGGGGCGCGAACGATCACGCGCGATGCGTTTCTCGCGCGCCTGCGGGCGACGCGGGCGCGGGGGTTGGTGTTGTTCCCGCCGTCGCTACGTCTCGAGGTCTAG
- a CDS encoding MFS transporter, with the protein MTTAVAERARVFYGWYVVGACFAIAFVLYGIGVNTFTVYVKPLEADLGWSRSAISLAITIAALAMGAVAPIVGRLLDRFGARRLMLGGAVVVGGAWAMMSWADSLWFFYLVFLLVGVGQAAATLIPISMVIANWFTARRGVAMGIVMSGTGLGAMVMVPVSTWLVAEFGWRDAVLWMGGVMLVTAVPLNLLFVYTRPSDLGLHPDGDDGVDPAAALRPVPGLTLAEAARTRTFWMIAAVMFTFGFVGLGIGVHMMAYLGDLGHASSTAGYIVSLISGVTVAGKLAVGVLADRWGVRTALALTMVALLFGVALLLFAQQLPVAVAFAVVYGFAIGSPLVINPALVSQYFGLAHFGTIFGVLTLMSTFGAALGPTIAGVVYDTTTTYVPAYVGFMAMIVVAAVCGLAARSELESDWPQGPAASAGPTSRQFNEG; encoded by the coding sequence ATGACCACGGCGGTTGCGGAGCGGGCGCGCGTCTTTTACGGGTGGTACGTCGTCGGGGCATGCTTCGCCATTGCCTTCGTGCTCTACGGTATCGGCGTCAATACCTTCACCGTTTACGTCAAGCCCCTCGAAGCCGATCTCGGTTGGAGTCGCAGTGCGATTTCGCTGGCGATCACCATTGCGGCGCTGGCCATGGGTGCCGTGGCGCCGATCGTCGGCCGGTTGCTGGACCGATTTGGAGCGCGGCGGTTGATGCTGGGTGGTGCGGTGGTGGTGGGCGGGGCCTGGGCGATGATGAGCTGGGCCGACTCGCTCTGGTTCTTCTACCTCGTCTTCTTGCTGGTCGGGGTGGGGCAGGCGGCCGCGACGCTGATTCCGATCTCGATGGTGATCGCCAACTGGTTTACCGCCAGACGCGGCGTGGCCATGGGGATCGTCATGAGCGGAACGGGACTCGGGGCGATGGTGATGGTGCCGGTGAGCACGTGGCTGGTCGCCGAGTTCGGGTGGCGCGACGCGGTGTTGTGGATGGGCGGCGTCATGCTGGTGACCGCGGTACCGCTGAATCTGTTGTTCGTATACACGCGTCCGTCCGATCTCGGCCTGCATCCGGACGGCGACGACGGTGTCGACCCGGCGGCGGCGCTGCGGCCGGTACCGGGTTTGACCCTCGCCGAGGCGGCGCGCACCCGCACGTTCTGGATGATCGCCGCGGTAATGTTCACCTTCGGATTCGTCGGGCTGGGTATCGGGGTGCACATGATGGCCTACCTCGGCGATCTCGGCCACGCCTCCAGCACGGCCGGCTACATCGTGTCGTTGATCTCCGGGGTTACCGTGGCCGGCAAGCTCGCGGTCGGGGTGTTGGCCGACCGGTGGGGCGTGCGCACGGCGCTCGCCCTGACGATGGTGGCGTTGCTCTTCGGTGTGGCGTTGTTGCTGTTCGCGCAACAACTCCCGGTGGCTGTGGCGTTCGCCGTCGTCTACGGGTTCGCGATCGGCTCGCCGCTCGTGATCAATCCCGCGCTCGTGTCGCAGTACTTCGGGCTGGCGCACTTCGGGACGATCTTCGGGGTGCTCACGTTGATGAGCACCTTCGGGGCCGCCCTGGGTCCGACGATCGCCGGGGTGGTGTACGACACAACCACGACCTACGTTCCCGCTTACGTCGGCTTCATGGCGATGATCGTTGTCGCGGCGGTCTGCGGTCTCGCCGCGCGCAGCGAGCTGGAAAGCGACTGGCCGCAGGGGCCGGCCGCATCGGCCGGACCGACGAGTCGGCAATTCAACGAGGGTTAA
- a CDS encoding AsmA-like C-terminal domain-containing protein has translation MRRRLILLGATLVLIAAILAGLDAAAARLLNSDDLRQRVLALAARESIDLGFESVLLHLLPRPRVTFSGIRLAGNTPVTGTVASVSVFPRLRSLLAGRIDAGLLALNGPDLRVDLTRRPATAGSPPAAAPDPRTTAAALLSDIARRLQTEAPGLALRIDGGTVRFLNAGRTALLLASTDARFAAANDRVDLQVRCSSDLWEDLHLDTTLRLPDVTGTGTFDVVNLRGLPLAQAVDPELAASLGLTILSVQGTFSIPDPQSVTIQTGGTAPTVTIRRGDTQVPLRVAQFAAAVDIRPDTVDVHVAGLDVESPQIHLSGTVAVDRRRPQIRIAVDAANADLAALRAAVTALVPDSDAVKPVADIVRAGRLDRLRLTAVGATVADLGRPTNFILRGSVADARLVVPPTDLRLRDVAGDFAIVGGILRADRAGGRTGNTAIRDTHLRIPLIGGMTDFALSGFVDADAADLPDLLYHFVFDDTFRAHLRNIGDVRGSVAARLAVRRTWLGWSTRVDTTSFDVTATDRALGLTAQLRGGRFSYDPRRIAAVGLDGRIGQSQLTRVAARWGLGEVAGVAVVSGPATVELADAARFVHRYRPAWGDEIGIRTAGGPVSLDYLQLHVPVEPSDPWRLATRGATASATFVTAGPLEAVTVATRFSGTRALLGLSDLSIAAADARLTGAGCVMGRDTGAPRFDLLLAGTLGPTATAAIAAAAGLPPEAGSRRQIVAPSLLLVWQPGAFTAVRGPLDIADGPFIDLDMQWSPQRLDVRRLLVKDNRSNATIALQMAANQLDVQFRGRLAHDTVDTLLARNQYVWGTVEGDFAARILTDRADAAQASGTLTAQGVVIPMRHGPAAFIESVTLRSQPTQVLIDSGSVTWGENRLSVNGRVDLSAGSIGLDLAVYAAELDLEPLVEMAAQAPTAAGGPFHGLPRIPVRGIVRVDADRVGFHDLTWEGVAARVKLADSGLEALITSGTYCHIDTPGTLKITESGIAVALMPRAREQPLSATLACLNAGRTAASGSYSLQADLAGHAPAAQLARSVAGPITFDATNGRIANMGWFGRVLRVLQPTSVFKGRLPDLDDDGLDYSEASFTGTVNNGRVEITEAVLKSDLLTLAASGAVDFVKSEIDLAVLASPVGGVNVALGDIPIIGGIFGKSLVSIPVSVSGSLDEPRVIPMDPAAVGAQLFGILERTVQTPVRLIQPLLPNKNRND, from the coding sequence ATGCGCCGCCGCCTGATTCTCCTCGGTGCCACACTCGTCCTGATCGCTGCGATCCTCGCCGGTCTGGACGCCGCGGCCGCTCGCCTCCTGAACAGCGACGACCTCCGCCAGCGCGTGCTCGCTCTCGCTGCGCGCGAGAGCATCGACCTCGGCTTCGAGAGCGTACTGCTGCACCTGCTGCCGCGCCCGCGCGTCACCTTCAGCGGCATTCGCCTCGCCGGCAACACTCCGGTTACCGGCACCGTCGCTTCCGTTTCGGTGTTCCCGCGTCTGCGCTCGCTGCTCGCCGGCAGGATCGACGCGGGGTTGCTGGCCCTCAACGGACCCGACCTGCGCGTCGATCTCACCCGCCGTCCGGCCACCGCCGGTTCGCCGCCGGCCGCCGCACCCGACCCGCGCACGACGGCCGCCGCCCTGCTCTCCGACATCGCCCGACGCCTGCAAACGGAAGCTCCGGGTCTCGCCCTGCGCATCGACGGCGGCACCGTTCGCTTCCTCAACGCCGGCCGCACGGCCCTCCTGCTCGCCAGCACCGACGCACGCTTCGCCGCCGCCAACGACCGGGTAGACCTCCAGGTCCGGTGCAGCTCGGATCTCTGGGAAGATCTGCACCTCGACACCACCCTGCGCCTGCCCGACGTCACCGGAACGGGCACCTTCGACGTCGTAAACCTGCGCGGTCTACCGCTGGCACAGGCCGTCGATCCCGAACTGGCCGCGTCTCTCGGCCTGACCATCCTGAGCGTCCAGGGTACCTTCTCGATTCCGGACCCGCAGTCGGTGACGATCCAGACCGGCGGGACGGCGCCGACCGTGACTATCCGCCGCGGCGACACTCAAGTCCCACTGCGCGTGGCGCAGTTCGCCGCCGCCGTCGACATCCGCCCCGACACCGTGGACGTCCACGTCGCCGGTCTCGACGTGGAGTCGCCGCAGATACACCTGAGCGGTACGGTGGCGGTGGACCGACGCCGGCCGCAGATACGGATCGCCGTGGATGCGGCCAACGCGGATCTGGCGGCGCTGCGCGCTGCGGTTACCGCCCTCGTCCCGGATAGCGATGCCGTCAAGCCGGTCGCCGACATCGTGCGCGCCGGCCGACTCGACCGGCTGCGACTGACCGCCGTCGGCGCAACCGTGGCCGACCTCGGCCGGCCCACCAACTTCATCCTCCGCGGCAGCGTCGCCGACGCCCGTCTCGTCGTGCCACCCACCGACCTTCGCTTGCGGGATGTCGCCGGCGACTTCGCCATCGTCGGCGGAATCCTGCGGGCCGACCGAGCCGGCGGGCGCACCGGCAACACCGCTATACGCGACACCCATCTGCGCATCCCCCTGATCGGCGGCATGACGGACTTCGCGCTCTCGGGCTTCGTCGATGCCGACGCCGCCGACCTTCCCGACCTGCTCTATCACTTCGTCTTCGACGACACGTTTCGCGCGCATCTCCGCAACATCGGAGACGTCAGGGGGTCGGTCGCGGCCCGGCTTGCGGTGCGGCGGACCTGGCTCGGTTGGAGTACCCGCGTCGACACCACGTCCTTCGACGTTACGGCGACCGACCGCGCTTTGGGCCTCACGGCGCAACTGCGTGGCGGGCGCTTCTCTTACGATCCCAGGCGCATCGCGGCAGTCGGACTCGACGGCCGCATCGGACAATCCCAACTCACGCGGGTCGCCGCGCGCTGGGGCCTCGGCGAGGTCGCCGGCGTCGCTGTGGTCAGCGGACCGGCAACCGTCGAACTCGCCGATGCCGCCCGCTTCGTACACCGTTACCGGCCCGCATGGGGTGACGAGATCGGCATCCGCACCGCCGGCGGCCCGGTGTCGCTCGACTACCTGCAACTGCACGTTCCTGTCGAACCCTCCGACCCATGGCGGCTCGCCACACGTGGCGCCACCGCGAGCGCGACGTTCGTTACCGCCGGTCCGCTGGAAGCAGTCACCGTCGCAACAAGGTTCTCGGGAACTCGCGCCTTGCTGGGACTCTCCGACCTCTCGATCGCTGCCGCAGATGCTCGTCTGACCGGAGCGGGCTGCGTCATGGGTCGCGACACCGGCGCACCGCGCTTCGACTTGCTGCTGGCGGGCACTCTCGGGCCCACGGCGACGGCGGCGATCGCTGCCGCCGCAGGCCTGCCGCCCGAAGCCGGCAGCCGGCGCCAGATCGTTGCCCCCAGTTTACTGCTGGTCTGGCAACCGGGAGCGTTCACCGCCGTGCGGGGGCCGCTCGATATCGCCGACGGGCCGTTCATCGATCTCGACATGCAGTGGAGCCCGCAGCGGCTCGACGTGCGCCGTTTGCTCGTCAAGGACAACCGCTCGAACGCCACCATCGCCCTGCAGATGGCGGCCAACCAGCTCGACGTTCAATTCCGTGGCCGCCTCGCCCACGACACCGTCGACACGCTGCTCGCCCGCAACCAGTACGTATGGGGCACGGTCGAAGGCGACTTCGCGGCGCGGATTCTCACCGACCGGGCGGATGCCGCGCAGGCAAGCGGCACCCTCACGGCACAGGGGGTTGTGATCCCCATGCGCCATGGCCCGGCCGCCTTCATCGAATCCGTGACCCTCCGCTCTCAGCCGACGCAGGTGCTGATCGACTCGGGCAGCGTCACCTGGGGAGAAAATCGGTTGTCCGTCAACGGCCGGGTCGACCTCTCCGCCGGCAGCATCGGCCTCGACCTCGCGGTGTACGCCGCCGAGCTGGATCTCGAACCTCTGGTCGAAATGGCCGCTCAGGCACCAACCGCGGCGGGCGGACCGTTCCATGGTTTGCCCCGGATCCCCGTGCGCGGCATCGTCCGCGTCGACGCCGATCGCGTCGGGTTCCACGATCTGACGTGGGAGGGCGTCGCGGCCCGGGTCAAACTCGCCGACTCCGGGCTCGAAGCGCTGATTACCAGCGGCACCTACTGTCACATCGATACGCCGGGAACGCTCAAGATAACCGAGTCCGGTATTGCCGTGGCCCTCATGCCCCGCGCCCGCGAGCAGCCGCTGAGCGCGACCCTCGCATGCCTGAACGCAGGCCGGACGGCAGCCAGCGGCTCGTACAGCTTGCAGGCCGATCTCGCCGGCCATGCTCCGGCGGCGCAACTGGCACGATCGGTCGCCGGTCCAATAACGTTCGACGCCACCAACGGGCGCATCGCCAACATGGGGTGGTTCGGCCGGGTGCTGCGGGTGCTGCAACCGACCAGTGTCTTCAAGGGCAGGCTGCCGGACCTGGACGATGACGGACTCGACTACAGCGAGGCTTCGTTCACCGGAACCGTAAACAACGGCAGGGTCGAGATTACCGAAGCGGTACTGAAGTCCGATCTCCTCACGCTGGCAGCGTCGGGGGCGGTCGATTTCGTGAAATCGGAAATCGACCTCGCGGTGCTCGCCTCGCCGGTCGGCGGGGTAAACGTCGCCCTTGGCGACATCCCCATCATCGGCGGCATCTTCGGCAAGTCGCTGGTATCCATACCCGTCTCGGTGTCGGGATCTCTCGACGAACCGAGAGTAATCCCGATGGACCCCGCCGCGGTCGGCGCGCAGCTTTTCGGGATCCTCGAACGCACCGTGCAAACGCCGGTGCGACTCATCCAACCCCTGCTCCCCAACAAGAACCGTAACGACTGA
- a CDS encoding PAS domain S-box protein, whose product MSTKVEKPPRRSRPRAPGKTARQPALDDKAFADSILNSLPGIFYMFGADGRLLRWNRNFEITTGYTAEEIARMHAVDFFEDADRALADQRIAEVLSTGKSHLEACLVSKDGRRTPYYFTGVRIALAAGNAVMGTGFDIGERLRAERLLRDLSLAVNASGDIVFLTDREGTILSINSQFTTTYGYEEEEVVGKVTPRVLKSGAQSAEFYAEFWSRILDGNLVQGEVVNRAKDGRLICIEETVNPFRDDTGNIAGFLAIQRNIGARKEAEAAVRQLTADLERRVAERTAQLEVANHELESFCYSVSHDLRAPLRAIDGFSEALLKEHAGSLNVKGRHYLDRVRAATHRMGDLITDLLDLSRVTRHALVRDTVDLSQLVRGIAVELRGREPERNVEFVVEPGVTARCDRRLLRIALTNLIENAWKFTSPRPAARIEFGTLNHSGARCFFVRDNGVGFPMQYVDKLFSPFQRLHSGREFSGTGIGLATVERVVHRHAGKVWAEAAEDRGATFFFTLGD is encoded by the coding sequence ATGAGCACCAAAGTCGAAAAGCCGCCGCGACGATCGCGGCCCCGAGCCCCCGGGAAAACGGCGCGGCAACCGGCACTCGACGATAAAGCCTTTGCCGACTCGATCCTCAACAGCCTCCCGGGCATTTTCTACATGTTCGGTGCGGACGGCAGACTCCTGCGATGGAATCGCAACTTCGAGATCACGACCGGCTATACCGCCGAGGAAATCGCGCGCATGCACGCGGTGGACTTCTTCGAGGATGCCGACCGGGCCCTGGCCGACCAACGCATTGCCGAGGTCCTGAGTACCGGGAAATCGCACCTGGAGGCCTGCCTGGTCTCCAAGGACGGCCGGCGCACACCGTACTACTTCACCGGGGTCCGCATCGCGCTCGCGGCGGGCAACGCCGTCATGGGAACCGGGTTCGACATCGGCGAGCGCCTGCGGGCGGAGCGACTGCTGCGCGATCTTTCCCTCGCCGTCAACGCCTCGGGCGATATCGTGTTCCTCACGGACAGGGAGGGCACCATCCTCTCGATCAACTCGCAGTTCACGACCACCTATGGCTACGAGGAAGAAGAGGTGGTCGGTAAGGTGACGCCGCGGGTCCTGAAGAGCGGAGCCCAGAGCGCGGAGTTCTACGCGGAGTTCTGGTCCCGGATCCTCGACGGCAATTTGGTGCAGGGCGAGGTCGTCAACCGCGCCAAAGACGGGCGTCTGATCTGCATCGAAGAGACGGTGAATCCGTTTCGCGACGACACCGGCAACATCGCCGGTTTCCTCGCCATTCAGCGCAACATCGGCGCCCGCAAGGAGGCCGAGGCGGCGGTCCGCCAACTGACGGCGGATCTGGAGCGCCGCGTCGCCGAACGCACCGCGCAACTCGAAGTCGCAAACCACGAGTTGGAGTCGTTCTGTTATTCGGTTTCCCACGACTTGCGCGCACCGCTACGCGCGATCGACGGCTTCAGCGAGGCCCTGCTCAAAGAGCACGCCGGCTCCCTGAACGTCAAAGGCCGGCACTACCTCGACCGCGTCCGGGCCGCGACGCATCGCATGGGCGATCTGATCACCGATCTGTTGGATCTTTCGCGCGTGACGCGCCACGCCCTCGTCCGCGACACGGTCGACCTCAGCCAACTGGTGCGCGGCATCGCCGTCGAGCTGCGCGGGCGCGAGCCCGAGCGCAACGTCGAGTTCGTCGTCGAGCCGGGCGTCACGGCCCGGTGCGATCGGCGCCTGCTCCGCATCGCCCTGACCAACCTGATCGAGAACGCCTGGAAATTCACTTCGCCGCGGCCCGCGGCGCGAATCGAGTTCGGAACGCTAAACCACTCGGGCGCGCGCTGTTTTTTCGTGCGCGACAACGGTGTCGGCTTCCCCATGCAGTACGTGGACAAGCTGTTCTCCCCGTTCCAGCGCCTGCACTCGGGCCGCGAGTTCTCCGGCACCGGCATCGGCCTGGCCACCGTGGAACGCGTTGTCCATCGTCACGCCGGGAAGGTCTGGGCCGAGGCTGCGGAGGATCGGGGCGCGACCTTCTTTTTCACTCTCGGGGACTGA